In Cyanobacteria bacterium GSL.Bin1, one DNA window encodes the following:
- a CDS encoding Uma2 family endonuclease encodes MTFTIPLQTIKLTPGSQISISNLSWQDFETILTELGEKRSTRLAYYRGTLELMSPQALHERPHRIIADIVKAILEIQERDWEDFGSTTFKRPEIAGVEPDTCFYIQNASQVRGCTNIDLTVHSPPDLAIESDVTSITTLNAYEALRVPEVWIYYQNQLTIHVLHESSYVETAVSSTFPTNAITEIIPPLVEKAINEGTSKMLRELKAQFR; translated from the coding sequence ATGACCTTCACCATTCCTCTTCAAACTATCAAACTTACTCCTGGTAGCCAGATTAGTATTTCTAACCTATCCTGGCAAGATTTTGAAACGATCCTTACTGAACTGGGAGAAAAGCGCAGTACTCGCCTAGCTTACTACCGAGGCACTTTAGAACTAATGTCCCCTCAGGCACTCCACGAGCGTCCTCATCGCATTATTGCCGATATTGTTAAAGCAATTTTGGAAATCCAGGAGCGAGATTGGGAGGACTTTGGCTCGACTACTTTCAAGCGCCCAGAAATTGCTGGCGTTGAACCTGATACCTGCTTCTACATTCAGAACGCCAGCCAAGTGAGAGGCTGTACCAACATTGATCTGACAGTCCATTCCCCGCCGGATCTTGCAATCGAATCTGATGTAACTTCAATTACTACTCTAAACGCCTACGAAGCGCTGCGTGTACCGGAAGTGTGGATTTACTACCAAAACCAGCTAACCATTCATGTCCTTCACGAAAGCAGTTATGTTGAAACTGCCGTTAGTTCCACTTTTCCTACAAATGCGATTACAGAGATCATCCCACCACTTGTCGAAAAAGCCATCAATGAAGGCACTAGTAAGATGCTACGAGAACTAAAAGCTCAGTTTCGCTAG
- a CDS encoding HigA family addiction module antidote protein: MKSESLTTTEINLPVYHVGDYLLDAMEDLGMNKTQFAKAVGVNTGRISEVIRGRHRLTAETAVLIAKYLGNTPDHWLKIQSLWEIEQAKKKLGLLEN, from the coding sequence ATGAAGTCCGAATCATTGACTACCACTGAAATTAACCTCCCAGTCTATCATGTTGGGGACTATTTGCTAGATGCGATGGAAGATTTGGGAATGAACAAAACTCAGTTTGCTAAAGCGGTTGGCGTCAACACAGGTCGGATTAGCGAGGTTATTCGAGGACGACACAGACTGACGGCAGAAACAGCAGTACTGATTGCTAAATATCTCGGCAACACCCCAGACCACTGGTTGAAAATTCAAAGCTTATGGGAAATTGAACAAGCTAAAAAGAAACTCGGACTTTTGGAAAATTGA
- a CDS encoding type II toxin-antitoxin system RelE/ParE family toxin → MRMIRSAGDKKTADFLAGKRVKEFEPLEKKLKIKLSNLNTAESLENVAYPSNRLHKLKGEFQGFWSISVNMQYRIIFRWDAEKGDAYEVRIIDYH, encoded by the coding sequence ATGCGTATGATAAGAAGTGCAGGAGACAAAAAGACTGCTGATTTCCTTGCTGGTAAACGAGTTAAGGAGTTTGAGCCACTGGAGAAAAAACTTAAAATCAAACTCAGTAACCTTAACACTGCTGAATCTCTAGAAAACGTCGCCTATCCTTCTAATCGGCTCCACAAGCTTAAAGGCGAGTTCCAAGGATTTTGGTCAATTTCGGTCAATATGCAATATCGTATTATCTTTCGCTGGGATGCAGAAAAAGGAGATGCTTATGAAGTCCGAATCATTGACTACCACTGA
- a CDS encoding TraX family protein, whose translation MTAASLMVLDHLGVVFDVEVFRLLGRLSFPLFAWLLIMGEQKTKNWQRYELRLLAMAVISQPLFVLFRETPFTANILFLLALALPCLRATSQKASGIFQLTSWLAATMIAEVGAIEYGAYGILLIYLLKSFPYLWQAPNSINYAGWVSSYLGLHTFSFLSYALQPFAGLFIFAVPFLKQVDQIGLRARWFYWFYPLHFLPLLLLKFHYAL comes from the coding sequence GTGACCGCTGCTTCTCTAATGGTATTGGATCATCTGGGAGTCGTTTTCGATGTTGAGGTTTTTCGCTTGCTGGGACGACTCTCATTTCCCTTATTTGCTTGGCTTTTAATTATGGGAGAGCAGAAAACAAAGAACTGGCAACGCTACGAATTGCGACTACTGGCAATGGCGGTAATCAGTCAGCCCTTATTTGTTCTATTTCGAGAAACGCCATTTACTGCCAATATTTTGTTTCTCCTCGCTTTGGCTCTCCCTTGCTTGCGAGCTACCTCGCAAAAGGCTAGTGGCATTTTCCAGTTGACAAGTTGGCTAGCAGCGACGATGATTGCCGAAGTGGGCGCGATCGAGTATGGAGCTTATGGCATATTGCTCATTTACCTGCTGAAAAGTTTTCCTTACCTGTGGCAAGCCCCTAACTCAATCAACTATGCGGGTTGGGTTAGCTCATACCTGGGCTTACACACCTTCTCCTTTCTCTCTTATGCCCTGCAACCGTTTGCGGGGCTATTTATTTTTGCCGTTCCCTTCCTCAAGCAAGTGGATCAGATCGGATTGAGAGCGAGATGGTTTTATTGGTTTTATCCCCTGCATTTTCTGCCGTTACTACTGCTTAAGTTTCATTATGCTTTATAA